The genomic segment GTAAGAAAGAGATAGCCACATCAACTGATCATTTTTTACCAAAGCTTTAAAGACATCAAGTGTATTTGTTTTTGTTCCTTGTTGACGAATTGTTGACTGTTGTTCTTTAGTTCCCCAAGCAGTGACTAAAGCCGAAATCCCTTGAACTAAAGCAGCGATAACACCAAATGCAAAGAATCCACGTGCTCCTTGAATATGTCCACCTTTCGTAAAGGCAATGGTGATTGGGATAGCAAGAATTGTTGCACCTTGTGCTCCAATAGCTGAGCCGAAACGAGCAAATGTTCCTAAAGTTTCACGTTCTGAATTTTTTTCTGACAAGGCTGGAATCATTGACCAAAAAGCAATATCTTTGAATGAATAAAAGGCATCTAGAATGATAAAGGCAATGATGAATACTATTGCAAACAATGTTCGGTTGTCACTTTTAGCTAGACCGAAAAAGTCAGAGAACATCAGCATAATCATCAGAGAGGACATAATCCCTCCGATAACTAGCCAAGGCTTAAATTTTCCCCAGCGTGTTTGTGTATTGTCAATGATTGAACCAATAATTGGGTCAAAAACAATTTCGATTAACCGAATAATAACGACCAAACCAGTAACCAACGCAATCATTGCATCTTCATGCGGTGAACCTGCAAACATTTGCGCCGTCACAAAGGCTATAAAAAACGTACTGATTGAGTAATAATAGACATCGTGCCCTAACGCACCGAATGCATACGATAAACGTTGTTTCATTTTTCCCTTATTCATGGGAATCCTCCTTATAGATTTCTTTTTTGAAATCGCTCACATTTATAGTATAGCATTCAAATTTAAGAAAGAGTTTCCAATTCTTAAACACTTCTTTGGAAACACTTCCAATTCTTAATAAAAAAATTACTGACGGATTGTCAGTAAATATTATTTTTGTTTACTCTTTTGATATATTGAATAGGCATCCACAAGCACACGCTCCAAGATAAAGAGAGGAAGTCTGCTATGAACATCAAGGTCGAAATAGTTCACTTCCAACCTACTTTTATATCCAACTAGACTAACATCGGACAGCTTGGTAAGTTCACTCTCTGCATCAGCTGTCAATGCTAGAATTTTTCCTCTTTTTTGTCTAACTATTTTTAGGGGAATATTAATCTCAGGATTTTCACCCGAAAGAGAAAGCGCAAGAACTAAGCCATCGTCATTTACAAACTGTGCATAATATGCAATCTGTTTTGGGTCATCATAAATACTAACTGTCTTATGGAAAAGCTGTAACTTTCTTAAAAGTTCATTAGCAACATTAATGGTTAGACCTCGAGCAAAGATTTTGATTTCTTTTGCTTCGTGAATCAGCTTAACCGCTGCCTCTACTTCAGAAGCTGATATGTTGTTAATTGTTTGTAGCAATTCTTCTTCATTTTTAGCAATCGCACCCAAAACTTCTGTTGAAAAACCACTAATCTCTGGAAGTTTTTTCTCACGAATTGAATAACGAAATTCACCATATCCTGAAAAACCTTTTTTTCTTACGGTGCGATTAACAGTTGAGATGGAAACATGTGCCAATTCTGCAAGTTCTGAAATTGGAATCTGAGGTATTTTTTCATAATTTTCTTGGATAATTTGCCAAGTATAACTCTCAGCACTCGTTAGTTTTGACATTTTCTTTACTTCCTTTAGCTTTGCAGTACCATCTCCATCATCATTCTACTGATTGTACCCTAACCTCAGGATAAAATCATTGCTTCAAAATAAACTGGAGATTTTAACTCACTCTCAAAATATATCTTTATCTTCTTCATAAAAATTATAACATTTAACGCTTACATGTGCTATAATGTCGTTGAAATCGTTTTATTTTAAAATTTTGAGGGGAAAATAATGTCTTATATTCCAAATCCAGCGCGCTATAATCAGATGATTTATCGTCCTGCTGGACATTCAGGTTTATTATTACCTGCTATTTCTCTAGGATTGTGGCATAATTTTGGCTCAGTGGACAACTTTGAAAATGCACGCCAAATGATTCATACAGCTTTTGATTTAGGAATTACCCATTTTGACCTTGCTAATAATTATGGCCCAGTCCCTGGTTCAGCTGAATTGAATTTTGGTAAGATTTTGCAGGAAGATTTTAAATCGCTTCGTGACGAGTTGATTATTTCTACGAAAGCTGGCTACGTAATGTGGCCTGGTCCTTATGGAAATTGGGGAAGTCGTAAAAGTTTATTGGCAAGTCTTGATCAGTCACTTGAACGCTTGGGACTGGATTATGTTGACATCTTTTATTCGCATCGACCTGACCCAAATACCCCAATTGAGGAAACGATGGGGGCTTTAAAAACGGCTATTGATTCTGGGAAAGCACTCTATGTCGGACTTTCTAACTATTCTGCTAAGCAGACGGAGGCCGCTATCTTAGCAGCTGAGCAATTGGGCTTTAAGCTTTTGATTCATCAGCCACGTTATTCAATGCTTGATCGCTGGATTGAAGATGGGCTTCAAGACACATTAACAAGCTCAGGGATTGGCACAATTGCTTTTAAACCACTGGCTCAGGGACTCTTGAGTGGGAAATATTTATACGGAATTCCTGATGATTCACGAATGCGTGATCCGCATTATGCGACATTACATGATGACAGTTTAACTCCAAAAATGTTGTCTCGAATTAAGGGGCTTAATGATTTAGCTCAAAAACGAGGGCAGAGTTTAGCGCAAATGTCACTAGCCTGGGTGCTGCGTGATGATAGCGCGAGAAAAATTAACCCTGTCACCTCAGCACTCATCGGAGCAAGTCGTCCACAGCAAATTATTGAAAATGTTGCTACTTTGGAACATTTAGAATTTACTAGCGAAGAATTACAAACCATTGAAAACTTACTAATAACATCCAATATCTAAATATTCCGCTCAGATTTATTTTACTATTCGTTGCACTTTCTCTATTTAGTACAGTTTTAAGGGATATGATTTTTTCGTGAAATTGCGGGTTTACGTTAATTTCTTTATCAAAGCAAGTGTGTGATAATCCCTCTAGCTCTTAGGGAGATAGTGAAGTTCACTGTACTGTAAATACTCACTACATCGATATCTTCGCGCTTTCAGCACTACGCTGTCCGTTTTGCTATTTGTCATTGACACTTTAGTCTCACAACCAATGGTCATATGCACCAAGCAAGCTGAAGCTCCAAGAGCAAAAGGCAAAGCGACTAGTCACAATCGCAATCCCCTAGCTAGGTGTATGCTTAAATTCAGTGCTGAGTTAAAGCTCCTGCTGAATAAGTCTTGGATTCATTCACAACAGTTTAGAAATCATATAAAATAGTTAAAAAAATTTACTGACTTTTTGTCAGTAAATTAGTATTTCAAACGTTCAATTTTGACTCCTGTATATTCATGCACGGCATCAATCGCGTGATGATAGCGACTCAGATAACCTGCTTTATCACGATTATCTCCTTCGTCATCAAGAACAACAACCTTGTCCATCAACTTAAATTCTTCAAGTTGTCGCATCAATTCAACATGAAACTCATAGCGAGAATCCTCCCACGACATATTACGAAAACCATCGTCTACATAGTCTGTAATTGGTGGAATAACCAAAATTAAATCCATCCGTTCATCAGCGATTGTTTTTTGAAAAAGTGGTTCAAGTTGTTCAAAGTCTGATGAAGAAAGATAAAGTTTTGCATACACTCTTGTGACAATTGCATCTGTGTCTAGGAAAACAATGCCTTGGTTAGCTGCTGAGTTAATCTCTCGTGAATTAGCGTCAT from the Lactococcus allomyrinae genome contains:
- a CDS encoding glycoside-pentoside-hexuronide (GPH):cation symporter, yielding MNKGKMKQRLSYAFGALGHDVYYYSISTFFIAFVTAQMFAGSPHEDAMIALVTGLVVIIRLIEIVFDPIIGSIIDNTQTRWGKFKPWLVIGGIMSSLMIMLMFSDFFGLAKSDNRTLFAIVFIIAFIILDAFYSFKDIAFWSMIPALSEKNSERETLGTFARFGSAIGAQGATILAIPITIAFTKGGHIQGARGFFAFGVIAALVQGISALVTAWGTKEQQSTIRQQGTKTNTLDVFKALVKNDQLMWLSLSYILFAIAYVATTATLILNFTFVIGNASLYSITGIVGFIGSIILVPMFPTLAKKFGRRKVLTGAIISMLVGYILFAVGSSVPMTVAGLIFLTTPYQLVFLSVLMTITDSVEYGQWKNGVRNEAVTLAMRPLLDKIAGAFSNGIYGFVAIAAGMTGSKYVEGHTYGVGTFKFYAFIIPAILMVISLTIYLFKVKLTEKRHQEIVAELEERFK
- a CDS encoding MurR/RpiR family transcriptional regulator — translated: MSKLTSAESYTWQIIQENYEKIPQIPISELAELAHVSISTVNRTVRKKGFSGYGEFRYSIREKKLPEISGFSTEVLGAIAKNEEELLQTINNISASEVEAAVKLIHEAKEIKIFARGLTINVANELLRKLQLFHKTVSIYDDPKQIAYYAQFVNDDGLVLALSLSGENPEINIPLKIVRQKRGKILALTADAESELTKLSDVSLVGYKSRLEVNYFDLDVHSRLPLFILERVLVDAYSIYQKSKQK
- the mgrA gene encoding L-glyceraldehyde 3-phosphate reductase, with translation MSYIPNPARYNQMIYRPAGHSGLLLPAISLGLWHNFGSVDNFENARQMIHTAFDLGITHFDLANNYGPVPGSAELNFGKILQEDFKSLRDELIISTKAGYVMWPGPYGNWGSRKSLLASLDQSLERLGLDYVDIFYSHRPDPNTPIEETMGALKTAIDSGKALYVGLSNYSAKQTEAAILAAEQLGFKLLIHQPRYSMLDRWIEDGLQDTLTSSGIGTIAFKPLAQGLLSGKYLYGIPDDSRMRDPHYATLHDDSLTPKMLSRIKGLNDLAQKRGQSLAQMSLAWVLRDDSARKINPVTSALIGASRPQQIIENVATLEHLEFTSEELQTIENLLITSNI